A section of the Pseudomonadota bacterium genome encodes:
- a CDS encoding formylmethanofuran dehydrogenase, whose translation MENTSQSDKAETEIPFDLKQCVDFHGHLCPGLVYGYVVAKESIKLLDIKRSIDEEVVAICENDSCAVDGLQVMIGTTAGKGNLIIKDYGKNAYTVINRFKEKAFRFSRITEYNYSGKNLDEFNKLEKAVSDGTANERQKARQKYLKAVDLFSRPFNEVFYTKEIKFFMPPYAPLAPSIACAICGEMTMKTKMVPEENSKLICIPCSN comes from the coding sequence ATGGAAAACACATCACAATCCGATAAAGCGGAAACCGAAATACCCTTTGATCTTAAGCAATGTGTTGATTTTCATGGGCATCTTTGTCCAGGTCTTGTTTACGGTTATGTTGTCGCAAAAGAGAGTATAAAGCTGCTTGATATTAAACGCTCAATTGATGAAGAGGTTGTAGCCATTTGTGAGAATGATTCATGCGCAGTTGACGGGCTTCAGGTAATGATTGGTACAACTGCAGGCAAAGGTAATCTGATAATTAAAGATTACGGGAAAAATGCATATACTGTTATAAACCGTTTTAAAGAAAAAGCTTTCCGATTCTCAAGAATAACCGAATATAATTACAGCGGTAAAAACTTAGATGAGTTCAATAAGCTTGAAAAAGCGGTTTCTGACGGAACAGCAAATGAACGGCAAAAAGCCCGCCAGAAATATTTAAAAGCTGTCGATCTTTTTTCAAGGCCGTTTAATGAAGTTTTTTATACTAAAGAGATTAAATTTTTCATGCCGCCATATGCTCCTCTGGCACCTTCCATAGCATGTGCCATATGTGGTGAAATGACCATGAAAACTAAGATGGTTCCAGAAGAAAACAGTAAATTAATCTGCATTCCTTGTTCAAATTAA
- a CDS encoding chloride channel protein, which yields MRNIFSRQSPLKWEALRHDDRPLLIITGMVVGVFSGIAAFALNRSLEFMLEFFSHYRSYWWIFLLPAAGAALSSLFLNKVIREEPGHGVPEVIKSISKYGGFLRLRSSFSRLVSSCLTIGTGGSAGPEAPVVVSGAAIGSNIARLLSLNERQRITLVGCGAAGAISSIFNAPITGLIFVMEVILGEWSTEKIVPIAVASVAGTEISRLLAGNQIAFSHHVFNLSFHDLIACVGLALVAAFLSIVMTRSLRVMHQRCEKVRLPLWVKAAIGGCAVGIFGYFLPDVLGEGYHSIRKMIEGVYTQGAGIVAIACFAKIFATSLTLGWGGSGGIFAPSLVIGSFAGLAYNRGLSYLFPNFNLAGEGCYALLGMAGLIGGILQAPLTGIALIIEITGGYEVIVPLIITSSLAATICHYFEPASLYMKDLVERGQLLRPGTDARVLTDLSISELLEKDVTTVRPDMSLREFVEIVKYSHRNYYPVENPGSKHFMGLVLFDDIRPYLFDSIMYDTVFVEQIMDPSVLTVTTDDDLLKILRIMDDNGLYSIPVVENKRFMGMISKATILDHYRKELLVQTIES from the coding sequence ATGAGAAACATATTCTCACGACAATCTCCGCTAAAATGGGAAGCATTAAGGCATGATGACCGGCCTTTACTTATAATTACCGGCATGGTTGTTGGAGTATTCAGCGGAATTGCGGCATTTGCTTTGAACCGGTCGTTGGAATTCATGCTGGAGTTTTTTAGTCACTATAGATCTTACTGGTGGATATTTCTTCTCCCTGCAGCAGGGGCAGCCTTGTCTTCTCTTTTCTTAAACAAAGTTATCAGGGAAGAGCCGGGACACGGAGTTCCGGAAGTAATTAAATCTATCTCCAAATACGGAGGTTTTCTGCGCCTGCGCTCAAGTTTCTCCCGGCTGGTCTCAAGCTGCCTGACTATAGGAACTGGTGGATCAGCAGGGCCGGAAGCGCCGGTTGTAGTAAGCGGAGCTGCTATTGGCTCCAATATCGCCCGTTTACTTTCCTTGAATGAGAGACAAAGGATAACCTTGGTGGGTTGCGGTGCTGCCGGAGCCATATCATCAATTTTTAACGCTCCGATTACCGGACTGATTTTTGTTATGGAAGTTATTCTTGGGGAATGGTCAACAGAAAAAATTGTGCCAATAGCTGTTGCCTCGGTTGCGGGAACGGAAATAAGCCGTTTGCTGGCCGGCAATCAAATCGCCTTTAGCCATCATGTTTTTAATCTCTCTTTTCATGATCTGATAGCCTGTGTTGGGCTTGCTCTGGTAGCCGCCTTTTTGTCCATTGTAATGACAAGATCTTTGAGAGTAATGCATCAACGCTGTGAAAAAGTCAGATTGCCTCTGTGGGTTAAAGCTGCTATCGGAGGCTGTGCTGTGGGCATTTTTGGTTATTTCTTGCCGGATGTTCTTGGTGAAGGATACCATTCCATTAGAAAAATGATAGAAGGAGTTTACACACAAGGGGCTGGTATTGTGGCTATCGCCTGCTTTGCCAAAATTTTTGCTACCTCCCTTACTTTGGGATGGGGCGGCTCAGGAGGTATTTTCGCCCCCAGCCTGGTTATCGGAAGTTTTGCAGGACTTGCTTACAACAGAGGACTTTCCTATCTCTTCCCTAATTTCAATCTTGCGGGGGAAGGCTGCTATGCGCTCCTGGGCATGGCAGGTTTAATCGGAGGCATACTTCAGGCGCCCTTAACCGGTATCGCTTTGATTATTGAAATTACGGGCGGCTATGAAGTGATTGTTCCGTTGATTATAACATCTTCTCTTGCCGCAACAATATGCCATTATTTTGAACCGGCCTCTTTATATATGAAGGATCTTGTGGAAAGAGGCCAGCTTTTAAGACCGGGAACCGATGCCAGGGTACTCACGGATTTAAGCATCTCGGAACTTCTTGAAAAAGATGTTACCACTGTAAGACCGGATATGTCTCTAAGGGAGTTTGTAGAAATCGTTAAGTATTCACATCGAAACTATTATCCGGTGGAAAACCCTGGAAGCAAACATTTTATGGGCCTGGTGCTTTTTGATGATATCCGGCCATATCTTTTCGATTCCATAATGTATGATACTGTATTTGTGGAACAGATAATGGATCCGAGTGTGTTGACGGTTACAACCGATGATGATCTGTTAAAAATCCTTCGAATAATGGATGACAATGGCCTTTACAGCATACCTGTTGTTGAAAACAAACGGTTTATGGGTATGATTTCAAAAGCAACTATATTGGATCATTACAGAAAAGAGCTGCTGGTGCAAACCATAGAAAGTTGA
- a CDS encoding PEP-CTERM sorting domain-containing protein, giving the protein MKRILICFLTCITFLLWANILLATPVDLSTFVAETGVVESSGVVTFTEADTSFSAFYFYHPAFYVEPSATKLTFDYSFTVCPENDDWLVAVINFTDYKKEFGGYNSSTTDDLIFSGSWTIDMTPYQGSVIDLAFGFEANDWGYDSYGTISNINIQTSSSVPEPGTMIFLGTGLAGLFCIGRRKFLKNL; this is encoded by the coding sequence ATGAAGCGCATTTTGATTTGTTTTTTGACCTGTATAACTTTTTTATTGTGGGCAAATATCTTATTAGCAACACCAGTTGATTTAAGTACTTTTGTGGCAGAAACGGGAGTAGTTGAAAGCAGTGGTGTGGTTACATTTACTGAAGCTGATACTTCTTTTTCCGCTTTTTATTTTTATCATCCTGCTTTTTATGTAGAACCCTCAGCAACAAAACTTACCTTTGACTATTCATTTACAGTTTGTCCTGAAAATGATGACTGGCTTGTTGCTGTCATTAATTTTACAGATTATAAAAAGGAATTTGGGGGTTATAATAGTTCTACAACGGATGATTTAATTTTTTCCGGATCATGGACAATTGATATGACTCCATATCAGGGCTCAGTAATAGATTTGGCTTTTGGTTTCGAGGCAAATGATTGGGGTTATGACTCATATGGCACTATTTCAAATATTAATATTCAAACAAGTTCTTCCGTTCCTGAACCGGGAACCATGATTTTCTTGGGTACCGGATTAGCGGGCTTGTTTTGTATCGGTAGAAGAAAATTTCTTAAAAATTTATAA
- a CDS encoding PTS sugar transporter subunit IIA, with protein MKLKPVEFAACLNIQQSTVERWIRQGKIPVRQSEGFCIFDEKALDKWAQKHNINFTLSDHNRNDTKKSEKNALTLAMKRGGLHYDIPGDSANEVLKNAVSLVPDISEYDKEILYNKLIERENLTPTGIGKGVAIPHPRSPMTGTDTKAFISTCFLKNKIDFSAIDGKPVTVMFLIVCPSVKSHLYILSRISFCLRDNSFINFLNSSPTPEIFYEKIDTFEKRLEKTDK; from the coding sequence ATGAAATTAAAACCCGTTGAATTTGCAGCTTGTCTCAATATTCAACAATCTACCGTAGAACGATGGATTCGCCAGGGCAAGATTCCTGTCAGGCAATCAGAAGGTTTTTGCATCTTCGATGAAAAAGCTTTAGATAAATGGGCCCAAAAGCACAATATCAACTTCACACTTTCTGATCATAACAGAAATGATACAAAAAAATCAGAGAAAAACGCACTTACTTTAGCGATGAAACGTGGTGGACTACACTATGATATCCCAGGAGATAGCGCTAACGAAGTTTTAAAAAATGCTGTATCCCTTGTCCCGGATATATCGGAGTATGACAAAGAAATACTATATAATAAGCTGATTGAACGTGAGAATTTAACTCCCACAGGTATCGGGAAAGGTGTTGCCATTCCTCACCCAAGAAGCCCTATGACAGGTACTGATACTAAAGCGTTTATCAGCACCTGTTTTTTAAAAAATAAAATTGATTTTAGCGCAATAGACGGGAAACCGGTAACAGTAATGTTTTTGATTGTATGTCCATCAGTTAAATCTCATCTGTATATTCTGTCACGCATATCTTTTTGCTTAAGGGATAATTCATTTATAAATTTTCTAAACAGCTCACCCACACCCGAAATATTTTACGAAAAGATAGACACGTTTGAAAAACGCCTGGAAAAGACCGATAAATGA